TAGTTTGAGTGATGATTTCCAGAGTTTGAATTGTGTAGGTGATAATTCGAGGGTTTTGAGGGCTAAAGGTGAAGTAGGTAAGGGATGGAGTGGAGGTGTTTTGATGGTTTCCAAGGATCCGGAAAACTTGCGTGATATGGCGTATAAGGAGTTTGTGAACTTGTCGAAGGAAGAAAATGAGGTATCTGAGGATGTTTTGGTGAGGGATGTGTTGTATGCTTGTCAAGGGATCGATGGGAAGTATGTAAAGTATGATAAGAATGAGGATGGCTATGTGTTGCCTGATTGGATGAAAGTTCCAAGGGCTACAAGAAGTGTTGTTAGGAAGCTTTGTGAGCTCGGCTGGTTGTTTAGGAAAGTTAAAGGGTACATCTCAGAGAGTATGAATCAATTCCCTGCTCAAGACGTAGGCACAGTTGGACAAGCGTTTTGTGCTGCATTGCAAGATGAGCTTTCAGAGTACTATAAATTGTTAGCGGTGCTCGAAGGGCAGGCAATGAATCCAATACCGTTGGGTTCAGAGGGGGCTTGTTCAGGGAATTATATGTCTCTAAGAAGACTGTCAGTTTGGTTTGCTGAGCCAATTGTGAAGATGAGATTGATGGCTGTTTTAGTTGATAACTGTAAGAGCTTAAAGGGTGGGGCAATGGCTGGTACAATTCACATGCATGCTCAGCATGGTGATCCACTTGTTAATGATTTCATGAAAAGGTTATTGCGTCGAGTGTGTTCCCCTCTTTTTGAGATGGTGAGGAGATGGGTGCTTGAAGGAGAACTTGAAGATATATTTGCTGAGTTTTTCATTGTGAGTCAACCTGTAAAAGACGAGTCCCTTTGGAGAGAAGGTTACCGGCTTCATGCTGCCATGCTTCCTGCTTTTATTTCTCAGTCTCTTGCCAAACAGATTTTAAGGACCGGTAAATCAATCAACTTTCTCAGAGTTTGTTGTGATGATCGTGGTTGGGCTGATGCTGCAACAGAAGCAGCAGCAGCTGTTGGAACTACAACCACGAGAGGAAGTCTTGGGTATGGCGAAACTGATGCACTTGAATCTTTGGTTACAGAAGCAGCAAAAAGAATCGATAAGCATTTACTTGAACTTATGCACAAAAGGTACAAGTTCAAGGAACATTGTCTTGCCATTAAGCGCTATTTGCTTCTTGGTCAAGGTGATTTTGTACAGTATCTAATGGATATAGTTGGTCCTGAGCTATCTGAGCCGGCTAATACTATCAGCTCGTTTAAGCTGGCAACCTTGTTGGAGAGTGCTATCACATCATCTAATGCGCAGTATGATGGTTGTGATATACGCGCTAGATTAAGGGTTAAGATGATGCCACATAACACTGGAGATAGAGGGTGGGATGTCTTTTCTCTGGAATATGATGCAGGTGTTCCTTTGAATACAATTTTTACGGAGTCTGTAATGACAAGATATATAAGAATCTTCAATTTTTTGTGGAAGCTTAGAAGGGTAGAACACGCGCTAACTGGTACTTGGAAGACAATGAAACCAAATTGTATCACTTCCCATTTCTTCTCCAAGTTGCCACAAGCTGTTAAGTTACAGTTGATTTTGACATCAAGAAAGTGTCAAGTTCTTTGGGACGAGATGAATCACTTTGTTTCTAATTTGCAGTACTACATCATGTTTGAAGTTTTGGAGGTCTCATGGTCTAATCTTGTGAAAGAAATGGAATTAGCTAAAGACCTTG
This DNA window, taken from Solanum dulcamara chromosome 3, daSolDulc1.2, whole genome shotgun sequence, encodes the following:
- the LOC129882101 gene encoding gamma-tubulin complex component 3 gives rise to the protein MDDGDRRALDLVKELVHRLLSTSPPSTTADSHQSTPLNPNPIIPSDQQYHQSLRYAIRILSSRMTPSIAADESAMVESIKRRLATQGKSSDALTFADVYTKFSSKTGQGSVRNKWAVLYLLKTVSEDRKIQKHQSTSVAPNGFLSSALSGGLPELVGSESNCNFGLRNDCSMVLNTMQGYKDNSKDSKGLVSKLGKMEKGYSDGSLSDDFQSLNCVGDNSRVLRAKGEVGKGWSGGVLMVSKDPENLRDMAYKEFVNLSKEENEVSEDVLVRDVLYACQGIDGKYVKYDKNEDGYVLPDWMKVPRATRSVVRKLCELGWLFRKVKGYISESMNQFPAQDVGTVGQAFCAALQDELSEYYKLLAVLEGQAMNPIPLGSEGACSGNYMSLRRLSVWFAEPIVKMRLMAVLVDNCKSLKGGAMAGTIHMHAQHGDPLVNDFMKRLLRRVCSPLFEMVRRWVLEGELEDIFAEFFIVSQPVKDESLWREGYRLHAAMLPAFISQSLAKQILRTGKSINFLRVCCDDRGWADAATEAAAAVGTTTTRGSLGYGETDALESLVTEAAKRIDKHLLELMHKRYKFKEHCLAIKRYLLLGQGDFVQYLMDIVGPELSEPANTISSFKLATLLESAITSSNAQYDGCDIRARLRVKMMPHNTGDRGWDVFSLEYDAGVPLNTIFTESVMTRYIRIFNFLWKLRRVEHALTGTWKTMKPNCITSHFFSKLPQAVKLQLILTSRKCQVLWDEMNHFVSNLQYYIMFEVLEVSWSNLVKEMELAKDLDDLLAAHEKYLFSILEKSLLGERSQELNKTLFVLFDLILRFRSLADRLYEGINELQSRTAETSINSRDKVRSRGKSNDKSSEPGSWLGEGRKALTQRAGEFLRNMGNDMDVIGKDYTTIFEGFISQLPVQQHIDLKFLMFRLNFTEFYSQLQPITRGKLF